The Campylobacter sp. MG1 DNA segment AACCAAATCTATCCCGCCATCGTTTTTACCATTTATAAAGCCGTGTGGAAAGACCTTGTAGCCTTGCTCTTCGTAATACTTTTTAATTTTTAATTCATATAATCTACCCTTTTTTTCATTTTCGCTTTCTGCTTTGTAGATTATAGATTTTGTTATTTTGTGATAATTTGGCATTTTTTTACTTAAAATTTCACTAAATTTATACTTATTAACAACTTTCAAAATCGCTTCATCAAGCTCTTTTTCATAAGTTTTTAAAATATCTTCATAGTTAGAATTTAATTCTTCTTGTTTTTTAACTTCTATGCTATTTTTGATAGCAAAATATCTTTTTTTAGCATTATTATCACTCATTTTTACTCCTTAATTTTCACAACTATTAAAAAATATTATAAATTAATATAATCATTTATTAATTACGCTCTTAAAACTTCTATATATTTTCGTTCAAAATCAAATAATAAATTAGAACTATTTTATATTACAAAAAATGGGGCTTCAAAAACACCATTTAATTTTTATTACGATATTACAAGTGGTAAAATAGCTCTTTTTAACCCTAGCAGTGGGACTTTTGAGTGCCTTGAAACTAATCTTAGCAATCAAGACGCTAGTTTTTTAAAGTTTTCTAAATGTAATTTTTACGGATTTGAAAATAGATTTTATTGGAATTTAAATTTATTTGAAAATTCTTATATATTAGATATTAATAAAAATATTTTAGATGTTTCAAGGGGCAGTGAATTAGGAAAATTATTTATAAGTGATATAA contains these protein-coding regions:
- a CDS encoding restriction endonuclease, with the translated sequence MSDNNAKKRYFAIKNSIEVKKQEELNSNYEDILKTYEKELDEAILKVVNKYKFSEILSKKMPNYHKITKSIIYKAESENEKKGRLYELKIKKYYEEQGYKVFPHGFINGKNDGGIDLVCYKENECVLIQCKNHKSQIGQDLLRKFLGDCVVFVNENEKMLKNKTIKKVFISSSEPRASAEYYLNNYKDLIEYLNIEE